The segment TTTATCAAATGTAACATTCTGAATGACACTTTCTGGAATATTATATTTTTCTCTCAGAATAGGGTCTTTTAAAACCTCTTTAAGTAGTTCTTTTGTTGTCATTATTATGTTATTTATTTATTTCATCGATTAAGATACTAATTTCTAATTCATAATGCTGCAAAAGTTCACTTAAATTTTCAACAGCTTCATTATAATTTGAAGAAAGATCAGCAAAGTAAGCTACTCTCATAAGTTCTTTCTTAACCAAAGACCTTTCCATTTCATAAAATTGATTACTCGTTTTCCTATAATCAGGAACTACAACCATGTCATAAATATACGCAAATGCCTTTTCTTTATGTTGTCGAAGTAAACGTCCCCTTCTTTGTATAAATTGCCTAGGATTTCCTGTGCTTGAAGTAAATATACCTACTTCCGCCCTTGGTACATCTACTCCTTCATCAAGACATTTCATTGCAAATAACATATCTATTTTTCCCTCTGCAAATGCCCGTAGCTTTTCTTTGTTATCTTTATCTGATCCAATAAATGTATTTGTTTTGATTTCTGGATATTTTTGATCTACTATACTTTTAAGTCTCATAATAAAACTCTCTAGATTTTCAGTTTGATAATCGATGCCTTCAGGAGCATACACAAAACAATATTTAAGATGTTGTTTTAAATGAAGTTCATCAATAATATCTTCAAATACTTTATATTTGTCTTGTGCCTTATGAATAATTCGTTTTCTAGTCATTAACAAATTTTGCACTTCAGGTTCTTCTTTAAATTTACCTGTCTTGCTATCAAAATATTGTAATAAAATCCTAGTATAGTAAATGTATTTATCCATTTCTTCGTCATTCAAATACACAATATGAGGATAATATAAATAATTCACAAGATAACCCTTATCTATAGCTTCTCTCATAGAAAAGCTATAACAATATGGTGGTGAATCATTAAAGCATTGTTCTATATATTGTGTACCCTCCTCATCAAAAGCCCTGGATGGTGTTGCTGATAATGCTATTCTCTTTTTTATCGTGAGATTTTTAAAACATTCAAGAACACCTTTACTTCCCACATTATGAGCTTCATCGGCTATCAGAATCATGGAATCATCTTTAGCTAACTCATTTATTAGTTTTTGAAATAAAGTGTCTTTAAAAGATGCATAAGTTGATATGATAATGAAATTATTATCTATTCCCCAGCCTATATCATTTTTTAATTCTGTTAAATCCTTTTTCCAATTTGTTTCCCCATTTACTATGTATATATTCGAAAAACAAAATTTTTTAATCTCCCCTATCCATTGATATACTAAGTCTATAGTAGGAACAAGAATTAATACTTTATACTTTTGAGTCCTTTTATATTCTTCTAATACACAATTAAGCGATGTAATAGTTTTACCAGTTCCTGTTGCCATAGCAAATACTCCATTACATTTATGTTCCAACCATTTATTATAGGCTTCAATCTGATATTCTCTTGGTCCAGATTCGTACGGGAATTTAGGTACATATTCTGTATTCATGTCATCTCTTTTATATTTTTCCTGTTTAATAAACTCTTCCTCTTTAGAAAGGAGATCTTTTATATCTTTTGCTGGAAATGATTTTGTTATTTCTTTTGTTAAAAATTTCGCACTAAATACGTCTACATCCTTAATCTCACCATTAAAATAAGCATTAAACTGACTTTCATAATCTATAACTGAATCAATATCTTTCCAGGAGAATGTACATGATATGGTTTCAATGTTTTTTGACATTAGAGCATTAGCCGTAAAATTTAATGAACCGTTAAATGCTACTTTATCTCCCTGTCTATCAGTAAATATTCCAAATTTCTGATGAGCTATTCCACCCGTTTTGGGTATTATAATTTTTATATCAATGCGTTTTTTACTTATAAGGTATGATAAACAATTAAAGAAATGTTCATCTCTTTCCGATAGAATCTTATATAAAGTCTTGAAGTCGGTAAGAAACTTGTCTTCTATAAATTTCTTAGGTTCTATAGTAAACGCAGTAAAGTCTTCCTCAGATACATATTGATTTATATATAATCGCATTATACCTCCGTTTGATATAAACGAAGCAAATCCATATGAGAGTACATTTATACCAGCGGAGCTAAAGAATCCTAATCCCATATCAAATTTTTCACTGTTTGTTAAACAATCAGTAAAAAAGTCTATTGGTGTTTTTTTCGTCCCGCTTGATGAATATATGTAATATAGTTTTAAATCTTTAAGCATTATTCCATAAATAGATAATGTTAATAAATAATTCCTCTTGCCAATCTTTTAGTTCACCATTATTAAATATGGTATTATTCTTATAATACCATCGTTTTAAATGTTCAGGTAAATACCTATTTCCTTTTTCTCTTAAATACTCAGTCAATTCATTATATCTATTTCTCCACATATAATCTGCATATGATATATCTAAATCTCCATATTGATCAATTATCAAGTCAAAAAGTTCTTTTTCTTTTTCTGATAATGTTCCTTTTTCTTTTTTCTTTTTTTGAACATTCCAGAATCTATTCAGTCTAACTTCTGAGTCGTCTGCTGTTGAGTAATTATACGGGAATCTATTATTTTTTAAAATGAATGCTATTAGTAAATCAATACTTGTTTTGAAATCCCTTCTTTCAATGTCTTCTGATAACCTTTCATAACATGAATTATATTCTTCTTTTGTTATTCCTATATATCTTACTCCATCTTTAATATATACAGAGAATAATTTATTTGCTTCAGCTTGCAGATTAGAAACAATACTTTTCTCACTCGTTGAAGGCCTGTATTTTTTAATATATTTAACTAAATCATTCACAGAAGCTATATGTTCAGTTGTCTGCATAATGTACTCTAATGCAAATTCTCTGATTGTTCCTCCCCTTTTGTATCCTTTATTCCATTCTTTGAGAGTATATGTACTCGTTCTTCCGATGGCACTTAAATTGGTATTAATATTTATTGAAGCAGCTATACTACTTATAGTAACATTTCTGTCAGGATATTTTTTGACAAAGACTTCGTAAATTTCATCTTTGCTCATTGCTGAGCCGTGATCCCTTATTATATCTTCTACTATATCAGGTATATTTCTATAAGAGTTAGCTTCTATAATAATATAGTTGCCATCAAATAAACAATCATAACATCTTGCTAGTATATACCTGCAAGCTTTTTCTATTTTCTCAAAATATTCATATTGGATATTTCCTCTAAAGAAATCAAGAATATATCCATTAAGATTTAACTTATAGTCTTGATTATGTTTGTCGTTGTAAACCTCATTAAAATTTTGAAGAAATAGTTGAAAGTCAAATATCTGATTTAACTCTTCCGGAACAATATTAAGATTAAGTCTTTTATTATCAGGGTTTAACAATGTTTCTTTTGCATTTCCTAAAATATAATAATTATTGGATATTATAGATAACACCCACAATAAGAAGTTATTTTTGAATTTTGTATATTCATTAGAATTAACAAATTTAATAGTATTGTTATCATAATATGAAAGATCTATATACTCTTTGCTAGATATATATTTAATTCGGCTTTCTAAGTTATCAAATATACTGAACTTTATTTGCCTAATTCTTTCACCAGTCAGATCAAGCATAGTGATCAGCTCATCTCTTGATTTTAAGACTTGTCCTACATAAATGTTTATCTGTCCTTCTAAAATTATTTTATCCCTAGCGCTTAAGCTGTTCAAATACATTTGTATAATCTCAAATATAGGAAGATGCCCCAATCTCCTTTTTTCTGAGAATATTATATCAATATTGGATACCGAAAGAATATTGTCAGACACAAATTTTTGCTTTTCAATAAGTTCGTTTCTACTCTCTTCTGTTTCATCATTTACTTTTGATGCTATCTCTTTGATGTATTGAAAAAAATTTGTAAGTTCTGGTATACTTTTCTCCCCTACATTTTTTATGTCTCCGATGGAAAACTTTGAATCAGATATTTTAATATACAACTCGTTTAAAGAATTATGACAGCCTTTAAGAAGGGTATTAAAAGCATTTTGAGATCTAACTGACAATTTCTTTATTTCTGAACTTATCATTGGCCAAATGCTATCCAAATTTATAGTTAGTGCTACTTCGTGATTTTGTACATTTGTGTCTTCTGACTTCAATGTTATTCCCTTTGCTTTACGTAGTTCATCTGCAATATTAAGTATTTGTAATATGGTTTTTCTACCAGCGTTTCTTACTTTTGGATGTGTCACTTCATCTTTAAAATCAAGAATGAATTCATAAAATTCTTCATCTGTAAAACATCTCGATTTTATCCCGTTAAGAACATTTTTTGCTCTTGTATCTACTTTTTTTAAAGCTTCCTCATAAATAATCCTATAGACACCTTCTTCTTCATCTTGCTTAACTAGACTTTCACTTACATTAATATTTATATTTTTAAAACCATCCTTCAGATTGTCCTTGGAATTATCAAGTGGTAAATCATTTTCATTTCCCGCAATAGAGATTTGTAGAGCCTGTAATTCCTTATATATACAGGCTCTATCTTCAGGAACATCATTTAATCTTACATCATCTATACTTTCAATATCATTCTCAATGCAATAGAGATAAGTTTCTCCAGATATTTCTCCTTCATCGTATAGATATGATATTAATCTATTCTCCATTCGTTAATTCTAAAAAACTTTCAAGACCTTTTTCTATTTTATCAATCAGATAATCCATTCCATTAAGATTGGGATTCTCTTTCATCTCTTTATTCATCATTTCAAGACCATCGTCTATGTGCATCTTGATATATTTAGGTATATCTTTATCAGTTTTATATAAATTATAATGAACACATATAAGTCCAATATAGAAATTAATAAAGTTACCGAACAAAACACTTTTAGAGTATTCTTTACCTTGAGAATCTTGTATATCAGATAAATTCATTTTTTTCCCAGATGATAAAGAATAAGCTAAAGCTATTCTAGCGACAATATTTTCAGCCCCCAAGTTGAAATTGCGACTAAGTAAAGTCACAACTTCTTTATTTTTCTTTGAAGTCTTGATTTGTGTAAACATAACCTCTCACTTTGTTATATAATCAAATAAATTTAATGGTTCTACTTCATTTATCATTGATACACCATTTTTATTAATAATACAATATGTTTTATTAATATATGGGTATAGTAGTTCATATTCACTATATGATAGTTCTTTACCTAACAAAGGGAATATAACAACTTGTCTTGCTATATTAGGATAGAATTTTTTTATAACATTCTTTGAGTGAATGCTATCAAACTTCTGTAAAGGGCTATCAATAAAAATAGGAAAATCGATTCCTGATTCATCGACTAAAGCTTTTAATATAGATGTTGCATACAGTTGCTGTTCCCCCTTTGACAATTTGTCCTTTTTTATATTTTGTCCTTTATCGTCTAATAGGTTTATCTCAATTGTATCTGACAACAAATCTACTCTTACATCTTTTATAAAATCAGATTTATGCATTAATGACGCAATCGCAGCTTTCAATTTCATTTCAATTGAGTTCTTTCTTTTTTCTTTTAATTTATTAAGGAATAATGTTATTTCTTTTATAAGCCTTTCTGCTATTTCATCCTTTTCCTTTTCATAGCCTTCAATCTTTATTGCTTTCAGTACTTCTGATAAGTTTTTCTTTTTAATTGTCAACTCTTTGTTTTTTACACCAAACTTCTCTGATATGCTTCTTATTTCTTTTTCTAAATATACTATATTTGATTCAACCAATGCCTTCTTCTCTCTAATTTCTTTTATCTGTATATCCTTATTATCATATTCAGCAGCACTTACTATCTTTTGGGTTTTAACTATAAAGTTATTCGTAGTTTTTATTTCCCTCACCAGTTGCTTGAATGTTGAATTAAATGAGTAACGAATATTATCGAATAGGGCATTAAAGTCACGACTTTCGATTTGATTGAAATCCAATAATATTTTCCCTTGTACTTTCTCAGACTCCACTTCATCCTTGCATTCACATTCAGATAAAGAATCATCAAGTATTTGTCTTACTTTTCTTGATTGATTCTCTGATAAATTTATCTTGTTTAACTTATCAATTATAGTGCTATAAATTTTATTTAATGAAGCATTAATAGCATCTGCATCCTTTAATCCATTCTTTATTTTATCCTCAGAATTTACTTGCTCATAAAGTGAATATAACAATTTACCAGATATAGCGAAAGGTGCTAAATCTAGCATATCCTTAAGATCATTTTTCAATGTTTCTACTTTAGCTTTTAATGTATTGAGTAATTCTTTCTTCTTATTCAAGTCCTCAATACTCATAGCGTTACCTTCTCTAATTAATTGGACCTGTAAGCTATCTTTTTCGTGACGATATTGTGTTAATAATAATTCTTTTTCTTCTCTTAACTGCTCTAATATCGTAATCTCCTTTTCCAATGATTCAACTTCATCAGTCATTTTATCTAATTTTTTTTCAGAAATATTAATTCCACTAACTTTTCTGAATTTAATTCTTAGATTCTCCAGATTACGTTTTATATCTTCATATTTTTTTATTCCTAAAACTTCACTATACGCAATACTTAATCTTTTCTTTTCTTCTACACTTTTTGTTTCAGCGAGATTTACTATTTTTTCAGCATCAAAAAAGAAAAACTTAGCTATGTCTTTAGATAAGATGAAATCGTTAATAAATATATCATAACCTACCTCTTTTGCTAGCTCATTTGTTTGTTCATCTATAAGAACCTCTATTGTTTCATTTTCTAACAATAAGTCGTATGTCCTTTTAATTCTTATTTCTCTACAAGGTATGGATGGAATGAATACATCTGATAAGTTTATTTCTACAGAATATTGTGTTTCATCCTGCAAATCTTCATACTTACCCACATATCCATTCTTCTGAAGAAATTTCTTCTCTTCTGATGTTATATTTAGCTTAGAAACTTCAGGAATCAACTGCTTATTTAAATTCATTCTTGCATAGTTTTTATATCCTTGCGCATCGTTGATTTCCCTACGAAACCTCTCATCTACATCTACCATTAGCTTCCCATAAAAGCACCATACCAATGATGTTAAAAATGTTGTTTTCCCAAAGCCATTATTCCCAGCTATAAGATATACATTTTTAGTACCATCCTTAAATGTTACTTTATTGATTCCCTTATAAGATCTATAGTTCTTTAATATGATTGAATTTATAAACATTGCTTCTCTTTTATATAATTATCTAATCGTTTTTCTATATCTCCTTGCAAGCCATTGTTATTCATTAATATTGTTTTATTCTTATGTAGTGATACTAAATCATTGATTAGATGATAATCGTCAGGATAATCCTTACAAATTTTTTCTAATAGTAGCCTTTCTTGATATTGCATATTCTCAAAAGGCATTTTTCTATTATACACCTCATTAAAGATGTCTGTGACTTTAGGGTGGAAATATCCATCTCTATACCAATTAATCTGAATAGCCACAAGCTCTTGATTTGAAATCAATTCCATATGTGGATGCGTTTCCTGTATTTGTTTTTGAACGTTTAATAATTTAGCCAGCATCTTTACTCTATATTCAAATGTATAATTACCTAAGTTATGTCCATCTGAATCTACAGCTTGCTGCCCATTCCTTCTTGTTGCTGATCGGTTTTCAGATATGTTTCGTCCTTCCACCATTTCATCTCTATAGTCCAACAGTGGTTTCATCCATTCATTTCCTCTTTTTACAAGGGCGGTCATTGACTTATCTTCTTTTACTACCGTACAAACCCAGCAGCCAAATCTACTTTGTCCACAAGATGGTTGTGTTTTATCTGTTATAACCGTTGGACATTCATAATCATCTGCACTAGCATCTGAATATATTTGGAATAATTTGCTATTATCATATCCCCAAGGGGATTCCTCATTTCTTAATATATACCAGACCTCTTCTAGATATAGTTCCTTAATCGGAGCATAAGTATAAGCGTTAGGATTTAATGGATGTTTGCTTAATCTCTTACCTTTTATCTCATGCTTAGATATTGTTTTTGCTCTCGTTGCGCTTTCAGATTTTCTTGTTCCTATGATCACGATTGCCTCACCCATTTGATCGATTTTGTCTAATATGAATTGGGTAGTAGGCTTTATTTTTAATCTTTCGGTACACCATCTAAAAGTATTATTAGGTACAGGATACCCCTTACCTAAGAAACTTATCCAAAAACTGTCTTCTAGTTTTGGAAATGTTACTTGCACTTTTAATGGTAAATCTTGTTGTATGGCTGCTCTTTTTATGATTTCTAACACCTCTATAACATAATCAGATATAATTGGATTCTCTACTAAAGTGTCGTTGTTTACAACATACACAGATCTTTGCATATAGTCTTTCCCTTTTTCTTCTTTTATTTGTAAAAGAGCTTTCCATACTAGCGTTAAGACAACAGTTGAATCCTTACCTCCACTGAAACCAATGATCCACGGTATATTATTGTCAGATTCTAAATACTGTTCTTTTATATCTTCAATTATATAATCTATTCTTTTTGCCATTCTTATATCATTTAGTAGGTGATAGTAATGTTCTTACATCTACATCTAACAATCCAGCTATTAAACTCATTTGTTCTATTGATGGTTGTGATTTATTAAGATACCACCTTGATATAGTATTATCTGTTTTTCCCAGTTACCAGCTAACCATCTACTTGTTTTGCCCTTTTCAACTAGAATAACCTTTATTCTGTTCATTTTAATCTGTTGATTATTCGACATATGATTTGTAATTTTCTATATAGAATATGCAAAGATACAATATTAACTATATTTCTTTATTATGTCTTAGTCTAAAAAAGGTTGACTGTTTTTACATCAAACCCGAAGTCAGTTGACTGCTCTATTCTACCCTATTGTTCGTTGCCATCAACTCACCTTTCATCCTTACTTAGTGATAAAGCCAAGATGATTTCATAGGTATCTTTGTGTCACCGACTTATGCACCCAAAGATAAGCATTCATTTGAAACAAAGTGCTCCGGTTGCAGATGTTTTATGGCAAAATCGCTATAACTGGTTGCACTTATTAATTAACCTATGAAGCTATTTCCAAATGGCATCTGTAACTTATTGCGTAAATTTTACGCAAATAAATTTATTGGCTGAAAAAATATATTTAATTTTACGCCAATCAAATGTAACAGATATGGAAGAGTTAAAGTATCACTATAAATATCCGCATCCGGCAGTCACAACCGATTGCGTGATTTTCGGTTTTGACGGTGTAAGAATTAACGTGTTACTTATTCAGCGAGGTGTGGAACCCTATAAAGATGCCTGGGCATTTCCCGGTGGTTTCCTGAAGATGGACGAAACGGCAGAAGAGGGTGCCAGGCGGGAACTGGAAGAGGAAACCGGATTGAAAAATGTGGATGTAGAACAATTCTATACGTTCTCGACAGTTGACCGCGATCCAAGAGAAAGAGTCATTACCATAGCTCACTACGCATTGGTAAGAATGGCAGATGTCAGAGGCGGAGATGATGCAGCCAATGCCCGCTGGTTTCCCTACAACGAAATTCCCCGTCTTGCCTTTGACCATGATAGAATACTTCGTAAAGCAGTTTCAGTATTGAAAGAGCGTATTTGCTTCAAACCGATAGGCTTTGAACTGCTACCCGAAGTATTCACCATGAGTGAACTGCAAAACCTCTACGAAGCCATTCTGGAGGTTAAGTTTGACAGACGGAACTTTTACAACAAGATACGAAAATCAGGTTTGCTCATAGAAGCTGGGAAACGTCCAGCCAATACACCGTTGAGAGTGCCGGTCAAATATTGTTTCAATCCTGAGAAGTACGCCGAGTTAAAGCACAAAGGATTTAAATTGGAATTTTAAGAAGACTGTATATGTATTGTAATAAGATTTTAGGTGGAATAGTTGGTGATATCATCGGCTCCACACGCGAAAGGAAAAATATAAAGACAGAAGATTTCGAGCTGTTGCCATTAGGAAGCCACTTTACGGATGATACGGTGATGACTCTGGCTGTCGCCAAGTGGCTTCTGACTGATCCGCTGCACACCGAAACCAAGCTCATTGAATGTTTGCAGCAGTTAGGCAGAGAATATCCTCATGCCGGTTATGGTGGCATGTTCCGCAAGTGGCTGTACACGGAGAATCCTCAGCCTTACGGAAGTTTTGGTAATGGATCAGCCATGAGGGTAAGCCCTGTAGGAATGTATGCCAGTTCGATGGAAGAGGCATTGGAATTGGCTCGCATTACAGCGTCGGTAACGCACAATCATCCCGAAGGAATCAAAGGAGCACAAGCCATTGCGGCGTGCATCTACTTGAAACGTACGGAGCAGTTTGATGTAAAAACAAAAATCAAACGTTACATCGAAGAACATTTCGGATATAATCTGGATGTGGATCTGAAGGAAATTAGAGACGACTATCACTTTGATGTCACCTGTCAGGGAAGTGTGCCAATTGCTATCATGGCATATCTACAAGCACCCGACAGTGTAGAAAAGGCTATTCGGCTGGCTATATCCATGGGTGGAGATTCTGATACAATTGGATGTATGACCGCGTCTATTGCCGCAGTGAATGGACCGTTTACGATAAGCAGCAGCATGCTGCCCGATAGGATTAAAGACATATGCCGTAAACTGCTGCCTGATGATCTGTTGGATATAAACGATAAGTTCTTAGCCTTCATAAACCGCCCACGGAATCAGTCTCCTGAAGTAAATGACGACCAAGAAACCGTCTTTGCAGATGAACATCCCAACGACCAGAATAGCGAAGACTTGGCGAGTGTAGAGTACATTAACGATTGCATACGCGGATCGTTGATGGGTGGCGCTGCCGGAGATGCACTTGGGTATCCGGTTGAGTTCATGAGCCGGAGAAGCATCTTGGATAAATATGGCCCCGGAGGAATCACAACCTTTGAACTTGACAGTAACGGAAAAGCTGAGGTAAGTGATGATACCCAGATGACACTGTTCACCGCCAACGGTATGCTGTCGGGTATCACTCGCGGCTGTATGAGAGGTATAGGTGGTATACCAGAAACTTATGTAAATCTGGCATATATTGACTGGTATTATACGCAGACAAATGAAACGGAATTCAGAAGGCCACCCTTCACCTGGATCAGAAATTTACCTGAAATGGCCAACAGACGTGCACCTGGGAATACATGCTTAAGCGCCTGTGCTGACTGGCTGGACTTCAAAACAGTTCAGAACAACAGCAAAGGATGTGGCGGCATCATGCGTGTGGCTCCTATGGGACTTCTGCTTGCTGCTGATAAAGCAAGAATGGGAAAATGTTCATACTCTATTCCCAGGATGTTTGAAGCTGGAGCATACATAGCCAAGGCAACACACCTGCATCCGTTAGGATTCCTTCCTGCAGGCATGATGACAGAACTCATATTCAAATTAGTTCCACTGAATCCGGATGAAGCAAAAAAGAGAATCTGTGACATTGCGGAAGACACCATTAAAACCCTCGATGATG is part of the Parabacteroides sp. AD58 genome and harbors:
- a CDS encoding DEAD/DEAH box helicase family protein, yielding MLKDLKLYYIYSSSGTKKTPIDFFTDCLTNSEKFDMGLGFFSSAGINVLSYGFASFISNGGIMRLYINQYVSEEDFTAFTIEPKKFIEDKFLTDFKTLYKILSERDEHFFNCLSYLISKKRIDIKIIIPKTGGIAHQKFGIFTDRQGDKVAFNGSLNFTANALMSKNIETISCTFSWKDIDSVIDYESQFNAYFNGEIKDVDVFSAKFLTKEITKSFPAKDIKDLLSKEEEFIKQEKYKRDDMNTEYVPKFPYESGPREYQIEAYNKWLEHKCNGVFAMATGTGKTITSLNCVLEEYKRTQKYKVLILVPTIDLVYQWIGEIKKFCFSNIYIVNGETNWKKDLTELKNDIGWGIDNNFIIISTYASFKDTLFQKLINELAKDDSMILIADEAHNVGSKGVLECFKNLTIKKRIALSATPSRAFDEEGTQYIEQCFNDSPPYCYSFSMREAIDKGYLVNYLYYPHIVYLNDEEMDKYIYYTRILLQYFDSKTGKFKEEPEVQNLLMTRKRIIHKAQDKYKVFEDIIDELHLKQHLKYCFVYAPEGIDYQTENLESFIMRLKSIVDQKYPEIKTNTFIGSDKDNKEKLRAFAEGKIDMLFAMKCLDEGVDVPRAEVGIFTSSTGNPRQFIQRRGRLLRQHKEKAFAYIYDMVVVPDYRKTSNQFYEMERSLVKKELMRVAYFADLSSNYNEAVENLSELLQHYELEISILIDEINK
- a CDS encoding DndE family protein — its product is MFTQIKTSKKNKEVVTLLSRNFNLGAENIVARIALAYSLSSGKKMNLSDIQDSQGKEYSKSVLFGNFINFYIGLICVHYNLYKTDKDIPKYIKMHIDDGLEMMNKEMKENPNLNGMDYLIDKIEKGLESFLELTNGE
- a CDS encoding AAA family ATPase; translation: MFINSIILKNYRSYKGINKVTFKDGTKNVYLIAGNNGFGKTTFLTSLVWCFYGKLMVDVDERFRREINDAQGYKNYARMNLNKQLIPEVSKLNITSEEKKFLQKNGYVGKYEDLQDETQYSVEINLSDVFIPSIPCREIRIKRTYDLLLENETIEVLIDEQTNELAKEVGYDIFINDFILSKDIAKFFFFDAEKIVNLAETKSVEEKKRLSIAYSEVLGIKKYEDIKRNLENLRIKFRKVSGINISEKKLDKMTDEVESLEKEITILEQLREEKELLLTQYRHEKDSLQVQLIREGNAMSIEDLNKKKELLNTLKAKVETLKNDLKDMLDLAPFAISGKLLYSLYEQVNSEDKIKNGLKDADAINASLNKIYSTIIDKLNKINLSENQSRKVRQILDDSLSECECKDEVESEKVQGKILLDFNQIESRDFNALFDNIRYSFNSTFKQLVREIKTTNNFIVKTQKIVSAAEYDNKDIQIKEIREKKALVESNIVYLEKEIRSISEKFGVKNKELTIKKKNLSEVLKAIKIEGYEKEKDEIAERLIKEITLFLNKLKEKRKNSIEMKLKAAIASLMHKSDFIKDVRVDLLSDTIEINLLDDKGQNIKKDKLSKGEQQLYATSILKALVDESGIDFPIFIDSPLQKFDSIHSKNVIKKFYPNIARQVVIFPLLGKELSYSEYELLYPYINKTYCIINKNGVSMINEVEPLNLFDYITK
- the dndC gene encoding DNA phosphorothioation system sulfurtransferase DndC, which translates into the protein MAKRIDYIIEDIKEQYLESDNNIPWIIGFSGGKDSTVVLTLVWKALLQIKEEKGKDYMQRSVYVVNNDTLVENPIISDYVIEVLEIIKRAAIQQDLPLKVQVTFPKLEDSFWISFLGKGYPVPNNTFRWCTERLKIKPTTQFILDKIDQMGEAIVIIGTRKSESATRAKTISKHEIKGKRLSKHPLNPNAYTYAPIKELYLEEVWYILRNEESPWGYDNSKLFQIYSDASADDYECPTVITDKTQPSCGQSRFGCWVCTVVKEDKSMTALVKRGNEWMKPLLDYRDEMVEGRNISENRSATRRNGQQAVDSDGHNLGNYTFEYRVKMLAKLLNVQKQIQETHPHMELISNQELVAIQINWYRDGYFHPKVTDIFNEVYNRKMPFENMQYQERLLLEKICKDYPDDYHLINDLVSLHKNKTILMNNNGLQGDIEKRLDNYIKEKQCL
- a CDS encoding NUDIX hydrolase — encoded protein: MEELKYHYKYPHPAVTTDCVIFGFDGVRINVLLIQRGVEPYKDAWAFPGGFLKMDETAEEGARRELEEETGLKNVDVEQFYTFSTVDRDPRERVITIAHYALVRMADVRGGDDAANARWFPYNEIPRLAFDHDRILRKAVSVLKERICFKPIGFELLPEVFTMSELQNLYEAILEVKFDRRNFYNKIRKSGLLIEAGKRPANTPLRVPVKYCFNPEKYAELKHKGFKLEF
- a CDS encoding ADP-ribosylglycohydrolase family protein; translation: MYCNKILGGIVGDIIGSTRERKNIKTEDFELLPLGSHFTDDTVMTLAVAKWLLTDPLHTETKLIECLQQLGREYPHAGYGGMFRKWLYTENPQPYGSFGNGSAMRVSPVGMYASSMEEALELARITASVTHNHPEGIKGAQAIAACIYLKRTEQFDVKTKIKRYIEEHFGYNLDVDLKEIRDDYHFDVTCQGSVPIAIMAYLQAPDSVEKAIRLAISMGGDSDTIGCMTASIAAVNGPFTISSSMLPDRIKDICRKLLPDDLLDINDKFLAFINRPRNQSPEVNDDQETVFADEHPNDQNSEDLASVEYINDCIRGSLMGGAAGDALGYPVEFMSRRSILDKYGPGGITTFELDSNGKAEVSDDTQMTLFTANGMLSGITRGCMRGIGGIPETYVNLAYIDWYYTQTNETEFRRPPFTWIRNLPEMANRRAPGNTCLSACADWLDFKTVQNNSKGCGGIMRVAPMGLLLAADKARMGKCSYSIPRMFEAGAYIAKATHLHPLGFLPAGMMTELIFKLVPLNPDEAKKRICDIAEDTIKTLDDVYPGEYASDKHYLAELTRKAIRLAQSDTDDYKAIEELGEGWTGEEAWAISLFCTIRHIDSIHDAIVASVNHNGDSDSTGSITGNIMGAIYGYEEIKRQNLFCPEGKKFEDTIELSNIILALADDLTTNSKIDMSTPIDTPDRKQWYERYWEMKPVGLKQDNHSTGLFKSESKK